One window of the Colletotrichum destructivum chromosome 4, complete sequence genome contains the following:
- a CDS encoding Putative Thioesterase domain, HotDog domain superfamily, producing the protein MSVDGVKSHPEYKHLAAIPWCARILAGFDSPSHVVQVSPNRTVLPTRENQHVGGTLNTPDTIAAWLVLHPRPQAPDWKVDELCSLVTFNHGVMGFPEMAHGGVVALVLDEVTGLHIVAQRPAGAEPNKGFRTGYLNTSFHKPVPAPGTVLVRSRIARVDGRKHFVVARMEDEHGELLAKAEVLYISVESKL; encoded by the coding sequence ATGTCTGTCGACGGTGTCAAGTCACACCCCGAGTACAAGCACCTCGCAGCCATCCCGTGGTGCGCCAGAATCCTCGCAGGGTTCGACTCCCCCTCCCACGTCGTCCAGGTGTCCCCGAACAGGACCGTCCTCCCGACAAGAGAGAACCAACACGTGGGCGGCACCCTCAACACCCCGgacaccatcgccgcctggCTGGTCCTGCACCCGCGTCCCCAGGCCCCCGACTGGAAGGTCGACGAGCTGTGCTCGCTCGTCACCTTCAACCATGGCGTGATGGGCTTCCCCGAGATGgcgcacggcggcgtcgtcgctTTGGTCCTGGACGAGGTCACCGGCTTACACATCGTCGCGCAGAGACCGGCGGGGGCCGAGCCGAACAAGGGCTTCCGGACCGGCTACTTGAACACGTCCTTCCACAAACCCGTTCCGGCGCCGGGGACGGTGCTCGTGAGGTCGCGGATTGCCAGGGTGGACGGCCGGAAACACTTTGTCGTTGCGCGGATGGAGGACGAGCATGGCGAGCTTCTGGCGAAGGCGGAGGTGTTGTACATTTCGGTCGAGAGCAAGCTATGA
- a CDS encoding Putative cytochrome P450: protein MISGYLLAIYFLVVAFAGLQLKHKITALKSPLSKVPGPWYAPLTTLHLQYLFSTGTIWKLVERSHAKYGSIVRLGPRQVWISDKEAMKEILVKTDLPKVAMYAEISRDKFSPGLFGEIRPEPHKRLKRFLSPAFTVNYIDNLETFFKTTVRDVLNKYQTQINEDPVYYAKEGIEVDLMDDLHNVALDIMGESSFGKGFGQTNPDSMIEDGVDEKIWKSIPRSIFDGLSKRYQTVYVKKFFRSFGIDIKFDWPAEMITAIDAVVQRRKRTSEVERRDLLQHLIEEGKKPDTGTTMSARDIVDQMAEVLLAGSETTSGTIGCLFLELARNPDVRAKLLATLPSKGFADDIVTSKSVRSEAQYEYLEACIKENLRLHPIASEMGRRTGNQWVKLCGYDLPPHTVVSASYRDLHRNENYWPQAERFWPERWLSEDKREGAPAPDMDAYYPFSGGKHSCIGINFAWAEMRMVAANLLQRFDVLEVPGQEIDFRQYITMQFATGHWKVMLRPRS from the exons ATGATCTCGGGTTACCTGCTCGCTATTTACTTCTTGGTTGTTGCTTTTGCCGGGCTTCAACTCAAGCATAAAATCACGGCCTTGAAGTCTCCCCTAAGCAAGGTCCCAGGGCCTTGGTATGCCCCTCTCACGACACTGCACTTGCAATACCTTTTTTCCACCGGCACCATCTGGAAGCTGGTAGAAAGGAGCCATGCCAAGTACGGGTCGATCGTCCGCCTGGGCCCTCGCCAGGTCTGGATTTCTGACAAGGAGGCCATGAAGGAGATCTTGGTGAAGACGGACCTCCCCAAAGTGGCCATGTATGCCGAGATCTCTCGAGACAAGTTTAGCCCGGGCTTGTTCGGTGAAAT TCGACCGGAACCGCACAAGCGCCTCAAGCGCTTCTTGTCTCCCGCCTTCACCGTCAACTAcatcgacaacctcgagACTTTCTTCAAGACCACCGTCCGCGATGTGCTCAACAAGTACCAGACGCAGATCAACGAGGATCCCGTGTACTACGCGAAGGAGGGCATCGAGGTCGATCTGATGGACGACCTTCACAATGTTGCTCTGGACAT TATGGGAGAGAGTTCCTTCGGAAAGGGGTTTGGACAGACGAACCCAGACAGCAtgatcgaggacggcgtggaCGAGAAAATCTGGAAGTCCATCCCCCGCTCCATCTTTGACGGTCTCAGCAAGCGTTACCAG ACGGTGTACGTCAAGAAGTTCTTCCGGTCGttcggcatcgacatcaaATTCGACTGGCCGGCAGAGATGATCacggccatcgacgccgtcgtgcAGCGCCGCAAACGCACCTCGGAGGTCGAGCGCCGCGACCTCCTCCAGCACCTCATCGAGGAGGGTAAGAAGCCCGACACCGGCACCACTATGTCGGCccgcgacatcgtcgaccagATGGCCGAAGTgctcctcgccggctccgagaCCACGTCCGGCACCATCGgctgcctcttcctcgagctcgcccgCAACCCGGACGTCCGTGCCAAGCTCCTGGCCACGCTGCCCTCCAAAggcttcgccgacgacatcGTGACGAGCAAGTCGGTCCGCAGCGAGGCCCAGTACGAGTACCTCGAGGCCTGCATCAAAGAGAACCTGCGCCTGCACCCGATCGCCTCGGAGATGGGCCGCCGGACAGGGAACCAATGGGTCAAGCTGTGCGGCTACGACCTGCCCCCCCACACCGTCGTGTCGGCCTCGTACCGCGACCTGCATCGCAACGAGAACTATTGGCCCCAGGCCGAGCGGTTCTGGCCCGAGAGATGGCTCTCTGAGGACAAGAGGGAGGGCGCCCCTGCCCCCGA CATGGACGCGTATTATCCCTTCTCCGGCGGCAAGCATTCTTGCATTGGTATCAA CTTCGCATGGGCTGAGATGAGAATGGTGGCCGCGAACCTGCTTCAGAGGTTCGACGTACTCGAGGTCCCTGGCCAGGAAATCGACTTCCGCCAGTACATCACGATGCAGTTCGCAACCGGGCATTGGAAGGTGATGctgaggccaagaagctga
- a CDS encoding Putative ANL domain-containing protein encodes MAIQKQQNGTSSPSLSDLLEFVRLNSPYYAKSWKACWAEKDQPVVSLRDLPVVDHESFWEANTCLNSKVITSKQKDGIVFKTGGTTAHPKVSFYSQKEFHSISVQLAESLARCGVGEGDMVANLFYAGDLYGSFLLHILSVYHLPSGAIQLPVAGHVSVESMERQIVEFEATVILGTVTTMSQISERILGAGKTHPYVRLLLFSGEAFYDDQAGLLKAAFPNATIRSLVYGSMDSGVIGLPPAAEHYTGDPRLHQVNDPNIIVEIINEDGEVTNVPGEEGSLVVTNVERRLMPIVRYPSGDRAAWVDPSLGLFRVLDRDRTAIRLGPVSIDFVHLRKVVSTVLGDRPVGRLQAVVTREDRKDLLTVNIAYTPAAEEEARLQAELKEELGTVRPMFREHVEKNLINPLQVRFLSMQELAVNPRTGKIVEVLDLRSTTV; translated from the exons ATGGCTATTCAGAAGCAGCAGAACGGAACCAGCTCCCCGAGCTTGTCAGATTTGCTCGAGTTCGTGAGGCTCAACTCCCCGTACTATGCCAAGTCATGGAAGGCCTGCTGGGCCGAAAAAGACCAACCCGTCGTCTCCTTGAGGGATCTGCCTGTTGTTGACCACGAGTCGTTTTGGGAAGCAAACACTTGCCTCAACAGCAAAGTGATAACCTCGAAACAGAAGGACGGCATCGTGTTCAAGACGGGCG GAACAACCGCCCACCCCAAGGTGTCGTTCTACAGCCAGAAGGAATTCCACAGCATCTCTGTCCAACTTGCCGAGTCTTTAGCCCGCTGCGGGGTTGGCGAGGGAGACATGGTCGCCAACCTCTTCTACGCGGGCGACCTCTACGGGAGCTTCTTGCTGCACATCCTCTCCGTCTACCACCTCCCGAGCGGCGCCATCCAGCTCCCCGTGGCCGGGCATGTGAGTGTCGAGTCGATGGAGAGGCAGAtcgtcgagttcgaggccACGGTCATCCTCGGCACGGTCACGACCATGTCGCAGATATCCGAGcgcatcctcggcgccgggaAGACGCACCCGTACGTGCGCCTGCTGCTGTTCTCCGGGGAGGCCTTCTACGACGACCAGGCCGGTCTGCTCAAGGCCGCCTTCCCGAACGCGACCATCAGGTCCCTGGTGTACGGGTCGATGGACAGCGGGGTCATCGgcctgccgccggccgcagAACACTACACCGGCGACCCCCGGCTGCACCAGGTCAACGACCCCAACATCATCGTGGAGATCATCaacgaggatggcgaggtcACGAACGtgccgggcgaggagggcagCCTGGTCGTGACCAACGTCGAGCGCCGGCTGATGCCCATCGTCCGTTACCCCTCCGGCGACCGGGCCGCCTGGGTCGACCCGTCCCTGGGCCTCTTCCGAGTCCTCGACAGGGACCGCACGGCCATCCGTCTCGGGCCCGTCTCGATCGACTTCGTGCACCTCAGGAAGGTCGTGTCGacggtcctcggcgaccgGCCCGTGGGCAGGctgcaggccgtcgtcacGAGGGAGGACAGGAAGGACCTCCTGACGGTGAACATCGCCTATacgccggccgccgaggaggaggcccgGCTGCAGGcggagctgaaggaggagctgggcaCGGTGCGGCCGATGTTCAGGGAGCACGTCGAGAAGAACCTCATCAACCCGCTGCAGGTCAGGTTCCTGAGTATGCAGGAGCTGGCCGTCAACCCGAGGACCGGCAAGATTGTCGAGGTGCTGGATctcaggtcgacgacggtgtaA
- a CDS encoding Putative short-chain dehydrogenase/reductase SDR, NAD(P)-binding domain superfamily, whose translation MSLPYKKVLLVGATSGIGAALADKLVENGTFVIAAGRRKENLDKFVDKHGADKAAAAVVDILRLESIPEFAASTLKAHPEIDCVFLNAGVQRGVNFTKAETVDLDIIHDELLVNYLSHVHLTKAFLPHLSKQGKQTALLYTTSQLGLTPMKRCPNYSGSKAAMHGFILALRAQLRDASSGVRVVEVYPPAVQTELHDAKNQPDLKNGHAIGMPVGEFVDEVYRRWIDGEEQIPVGTAKPMFDAFENARQEYFVSFNAEMDRVLVDFTA comes from the exons ATGTCCTTGCCATACAAAAAGGTATTGCTTGTCGGAGCGACTTCTGGAATCGGAGCAGCATTAGCCGACAAACTAGTCGAGAACGGCACATTCGTCATCGCGGCCGGGAGACGAAAGGAGAACCTCGACAAGTTTGTTGACAAACACGGCGCAGACAAGGCGGCCGCAGCGGTCGTCGACATTCTGAGGCTTGAATCG ATCCCGGAATTTGCCGCATCCACTCTCAAGGCTCACCCCGAGATCGACTGCGTCTTTCTTAATGCCGGCGTACAGCGCGGTGTCAACTtcaccaaggccgagacggTAGACTTGGACATCATCCACGACGAGCTGTTGGTGAACTACCTCTCGCACGTCCACCTCACCAAGGccttcctcccccacctCTCAAAGCAGGGCAAGCAGACGGCTCTGCTGTACACGACGTCCCAGCTCGGCCTCACGCCGATGAAGCGCTGCCCCAACTACAGCGGCTCCAAGGCGGCCATGCACGGCTTCATTCTCGCGCTAAGGGCCCAGCTGAGGGATGCATCCTCGGGTGTCAGAGTCGTCGAGGTCTACCCCCCGGCGGTGCAGACGGAGCTGCACGACGCGAAGAATCAGCCCGATTTGAAGAACGGACACGCAATCGGCATGCCGGTAGGCGAATTTGTTGACGAGGTCTACCGGAGGTGGATagacggcgaggagcagATCCCCGTGGGGACAGCGAAGCCCATGTTTGATGCTTTTGAAAATGCGAGACAGGAGTATTTCGTCTCTTTCAATGCTGAGATGGACAGGGTCTTGGTCGATTTTACGGCATGA
- a CDS encoding Putative thiazole biosynthetic enzyme Thi4 family, FAD/NAD(P)-binding domain superfamily encodes MQPNTSRHLHTHARAHAHVHAPFQEGNETLEKKYNDAMAPPTAISPVSDYAVPYTAGKTTKPAPERVVATKVDDLLGKWETFTFAPIRESQVSRAMTRRYFADLDTYAESDVVIVGAGSCGLSTAYVLAKTRPDLKIAIVEAGVAPGGGAWLGGQLFSAMVMRKPADVFLDEVGVPYEDEGDFVVVKHAALFTSTVMSRVLQFPNVKLFNATTVEDLITRKNADGTLRVAGVVTNWTLVSMHHDDQSCMDPNTINAPLVISTTGHDGPFGAFCVKRLVSMKQIEQLGGMRGLDMQAAEDAIVKGTREIVPGLIVGGMELSEVDGANRMGPTFGAMALSGVKAAEEALAIIDARKKENEL; translated from the exons ATGCAACCTAACACAAGCAGACATTTACAtacacacgcgcgcgcacacGCACACGTACACGCACCTTTTCAAGAAGGAAACGAAACCCTTGAAAAAAAGTACAACGACGCAATGGCTCCCCCTACCGCCATCTCCCCCGTCAGTGACTATGCCGTGCCCTACACCGCCGGCAAGACCAccaagccggcgccggagcgcgtcgtcgccacaAAGGTCGACGATCTCCTCGGCAAGTGGGAGACCTTCACCTTCGCCCCGATCCGCGAGAGCCAGGTGTCGCGCGCCATGACACGCCGCTacttcgccgacctcgacacGTACGCCGAGTcggacgtcgtcatcgtcggtgCCGGCTCGTGCGGCCTCAGCACGGCGTACGTGCTCGCCAAGACGCGCCCCGACCTCAagatcgccatcgtcgaggccggtgtCGCCCCGGGAGGCGGCGCTTGGCTCGGCGGTCagctcttctcggccatggtcaTGCGCAAGCCGGCCGACGtgttcctcgacgaggtcggcgtcccctacgaggacgagggcgacttcGTCGTTGTCAAGCACGCGGCGCTCTTCACGTCGACCGTCATGAGCCGGGTGCTGCAGTTCCCCAACGTCAAGCTCTTCAACGCGACAACGGTCGAGGACCTCATCACGCGCAAGAACGCGGACGGCACGCTGCGGGTGGCGGGCGTCGTGACCAACTGGACGCTCGTGTCGATGCACCACGACGACCAGTCGTGCATGGACCCCAACACCATCAACGCGCCGCTCgtcatctcgacgacgggccaCGACGGCCCGTTCGGCGCCTTCTGCGTCAAACGCCTCGTGAGCATGAAGCAGATCGAGCAGCTGGGCGGCATGCGCGGCCTGGACAtgcaggccgccgaggacgccatcgtcaagggcaCGAGGGAGATTGTCCCGGGTCtgatcgtcggcggcatggaGCTgtccgaggtcgacggcgccaaccGCATGG GTCCCACCTTTGGTGCCATGGCCCTTTCCGGAGTCAaggctgccgaggaggcgtTGGCGATCATCGACGcccgcaagaaggagaacgagCTCTAG
- a CDS encoding Putative fatty acid desaturase domain-containing protein, whose amino-acid sequence MATRQRTSTTTVVEKPQKSNEPVFPDIQTIRDAIPAHCFEPSLVTSFYYVFRDLTMVAGLVWAALTYIPAIQDPIFRATAWMAYGFVQGLVCTGVWILGHECGHGAFSKNTKINDCVGWVLHSFLMVPYFSWKFSHHRHHRFTGHMQKDMAFVPATQPKPSRKPLFGSIDLHELFEDAPVTQLINLITHQLFGWQAYLFFNATAGKGSLQREVNGLGRWLGVSHFGPTSAVFRPNEAIFIAISDIGLAITFSALYKAAQVLDVSTVMLLYAVPYFWVHHWLVAITYLHHNHPEVPHYNEEGWTFVKGALATVDREFGFIGKHLFHGIIEKHVVHHLFPRIPFYKADEATESIKPLLGDLYHRDDRSFMGQLWSVFGSLKYVEQDPNCKGAMRWAK is encoded by the exons ATGGCGACCCGTCAACGTACCTCGACCACCACGGTGGTCGAGAAGCCCCAG AAGAGCAATGAGCCCGTCTTCCCTGACATCCAGACCATCAGGGACGCCATCCCGGCTCACTGCTTCGAGCCCTCGCTCGTGACGTCCTTCTACTATGTCTTCCGCGACCTCACCatggtcgccggcctcgtctgGGCCGCCCTCACCTACATCCCCGCCATCCAGGACCCCATCTTCCGCGCCACCGCCTGGATGGCCTACGGCTTCGTCCAGGGCCTCGTCTGCACCGGCGTCTGGATTCTCGGCCACGAGTGCGGCCACGGCGCCTTCTCCAAGAACACAAAGATCAACGACTGCGTCGGCTGGGTCCTCCACTCGTTCCTCATGGTCCCCTACTTCTCCTGGAAGTTCtcccaccaccgccatcaccgcTTCACCGGCCACATGCAAAAGGACATGGCCTTCGTCCCCGCCACCCAGCCCAAGCCCTCCCGCAAGCCCCTGTTCGGCAGCATCGACCTCCACGAGCTCTTCGAGGACGCCCCCGTCACCCAGctcatcaacctcatcaccCACCAGCTCTTTGGCTGGCAGGCCTACCTCTTCTTCAATGCCACCGCCGGCAAGGGTAGCCTGCAGCGCGAGGTCAACGGCCTGGGTCGCTGGCTGGGCGTCAGCCACTTCGGCCCCACCAGTGCCGTCTTCCGCCCCAATGAggccatcttcatcgccatctcgGATATTGGTCTGGCCATCACCTTCTCCGCTCTGTACAAGGCTGCCCAGGTCCTTGACGTCTCCACCGTCATGCTCCTCTACGCCGTTCCGTACTTCTGGGTCCACCACTGGCTCG TTGCCATCACCTACCTGCATCACAACCACCCCGAGGTCCCTCACTACAACGAGGAAGGCTGGACCTTTGTCAAGGGTGCCCTTGCCACCGTCGACCGTGAGTTTGGCTTCATTGGCAAGCACCTGTTCCACGGCATCATTGAGAAGCACGTCGTCCACCACCTCTTCCC CCGCATTCCTTTCTACAAGGCCGATGAGGCGACTGAGTCCATCAAgcctctcctcggcgacctctACCACCGTGACGACCGTAGCTTCATGGGCCAGCTCTGGTCCGTCTTTGGCTCCCTCAAGTATGTCGAGCAGGACCCCAACTGCAAGGGTGCTATGAGATGGGCCAAATAG
- a CDS encoding Putative protein kinase-like domain superfamily: MVAPEKKNANVRLLACLIDEDNTDDSDYRFLVDGQHVKYVSTAPGTFAGHEDDRTFELVLLSELFPPFPTETGEATFDRTERVQFSGVKHVWHPMILNELDFTRLDRLKQRVHLSTHPRVEGGKPVLVKLAVWPWEIPYAEAETAAYQWLSDSGVGPRFLGHLPEGKSGRVIGFVAEWLDDAWSAGPGDIDACNKALSRLHDLGIKLGDVNRHNFLVREGHDVVVIDFETAKRDCLPLELMEEMNELSNSLQGE; encoded by the exons ATGGTCGCCCCTGAGAAAAAGAATGCCAATGTCAGGCTTCTCGCATGTCTCATCGACGAAGACAACACCGACGACAGCGACTACCGGTTTCTTGTTGACGGACAGCACGTCAAGTACGTATCCACAGCGCCGGGCACCTTTGCCGGACATGAAGACGACCGCACATTCGAACTCGTCCTCCTTAGTGAGCTCTTTCCACCGTTCCCCACCG AGACCGGGGAGGCTACCTTCGACAGGACCGAGAGAGTACAGTTCTCCGGCGTGAAGCATGTTTGGCACCCCATGATCCTCAACGAGCTGGATTTCACACGACTAGACCGATTGAAGCAGCGAGTCCATCTCTCGACGCACCCCCGAGTAGAAGGAGGGAAGCCCGTCCTCGTCAAACTCGCCGTATGGCCGTGGGAAATTCCGTACGCCGAGGCAGAAACGGCCGCCTACCAGTGGCTCAGTgacagcggcgtcggccCCAGGTTCTTGGGTCATCTCCCCGAGGGCAAAAGCGGGCGCGTGatcggcttcgtcgccgaATGGCTAGATGACGCGTGGTCCGCGGGGCCAGGAGACATCGACGCCTGCAATAAGGCCCTGAGCCGGTTGCACGATCTCGGCATCAAGCTTGGCGATGTCAACAGACACAATTTTCTCGTACGGGAGGGGCATGACGTGGTTGTAATAGATTTTGAGACAGCGAAACGAGACTGCTTGCCCCTGGAACTCATGGAAGAAATGAACGAGCTTAGTAATAGCTTGCAAGGTGAATAG
- a CDS encoding Putative DnaJ subfamily C, member 28 domain-containing protein, with protein sequence MATKLAPLPFVCGRCLRSSGRIDTRLHPTPRLYSSDRSSEAAESAEAPPSSQNKDESQKEKGAMYRRLEEATEEALLTGGRAGRRAVENAGFSEELRNRLLDKVQTAEFRSKYASAFAEASMPSAAGEGTRSMATAQPWTGEESQSDTVLRMLDDARKPLKPEMRGKFQIPAVDLRPRKPSKMHPSQRAANAREKASTYTDLGLKGANGLSEKEREEMRQEFRDRFGEAARAVPNSISGLESLANSRIEDAIARGQFRNIPRGKGVERDMRANNPFIDTTEYIMNNMIKRQEIVPPWIEKQQEVAKTAESFRARMRNDWRRHVARMISSRGGSLEEQMRLAEDYARAEERHNPRKVPTAGAAENPATAATTTRQQAAEATTSETTRPPVQPFRDSDWLATERSYLMLAVENLNSMTRSYNLMAPELAKKPYFSLERELAACYADVAPLVAETIRERATRPAKSMFDSAGPAGSRTVFDRFAGESATAAKVYDSRAPHYGFKEMWRDLWS encoded by the coding sequence ATGGCGACTAAGCTTGCACCACTACCCTTCGTCTGCGGCCGCTGCCTGCGATCGAGCGGGCGCATCGATACCCGACTTCACCCTACCCCTCGACTCTACTCCTCCGACCGATCGTCCGAAGCTGCCGAGTCCGCCGAAGCTCCGCCGTCCAGCCAGAACAAGGACGAATCGCAGAAAGAGAAGGGCGCCATGTATCGCAGGTTGGAAGAGGCTACCGAAGAAGCCCTGTTGACGGGCGGCCGTGCCGGTCGCCGAGCGGTGGAAAACGCTGGCTTCTCTGAAGAGCTGAGGAACAGGCTGCTCGATAAGGTCCAGACGGCAGAGTTCCGGTCCAAGTACGCATCTGCGTTCGCTGAAGCTTCCATGCCGAGCGCAGCCGGTGAGGGAACAAGGTCCATGGCCACGGCACAGCCCTGGACGGGCGAGGAGTCGCAGTCGGATACCGTCCTGCGGATGCTCGATGATGCGAGGAAACCGCTCAAGCCCGAGATGCGCGGCAAGTTCCAGATACCGGCCGTTGATCTGCGGCCACGAAAACCGTCCAAGATGCACCCTAGCCAGCGGGCAGCGAATGCCCGCGAAAAGGCCTCCACGTACACCGACCTGGGATTGAAGGGGGCAAACGGACTGAGCGAAAAGGAACGCGAGGAGATGAGGCAGGAGTTCCGCGACAGGTTCGGAGAGGCCGCTCGAGCGGTTCCGAATTCCATCTCCGGGCTCGAGTCGTTGGCCAACTCGAGAatcgaggacgccatcgcccgTGGCCAGTTCAGGAACATCCCCCGAGGCAAGGGGGTCGAGCGGGACATGAGGGCGAACAACCCCTTCATCGACACGACAGAGTACATCATGAACAACATGATCAAGAGGCAGGAGATCGTTCCCCCGTGGATCGAGAAGCAGCAAGAGGTGGCAAAAACCGCCGAGTCGTTCagggcgaggatgcggaACGACTGGAGGAGGCACGTGGCGAGGAtgatctcgtcgaggggcGGCAGCTTGGAGGAGCAGATGCGGCTAGCCGAGGACTATGCCCGAGCAGAGGAGAGGCACAACCCGCGCAAGGTGCCCACCGCCGGTGCAGCCGAAAAtcccgcgacggcggcgacgacgacgagacagCAAGCAGCGGAAGCCACCACGTCGGAgaccacgaggccgccggtgcAGCCCTTCCGCGACTCGGACTGGCTGGCGACGGAACGCTCGTACCTGATGTTGGCCGTGGAGAATCTCAACAGCATGACGCGGTCGTACAACCTCATGGCCCCGGAGCTCGCCAAGAAGCCGTATTTCTCCCTCGAGCGCGAGCTCGCCGCGTGCTACGCCGACGTCGCGCCGCTCGTGGCCGAGACCATCCGggagagggcgacgagaccAGCCAAGTCCATGTTCGACTCGGCGGGGCCGGCGGGCTCCCGGACGGTCTTTGACCGCTTTGCGGGGGAGAGTGCGACGGCTGCCAAGGTCTACGACTCGAGGGCTCCTCATTACGGTTTCAAGGAGATGTGGAGGGATCTTTGGAGCTAA
- a CDS encoding Putative protein kinase: MLEDDEDVIICRHYCPSGVKRVLASGGSAFIGEVNDSTILKYPLSPNGDMSRLEVEKQLLEAVGHHDRIIKLKGSSAVGLYLERAVKGNIYQYLVESTNPSPPTIRQRLSWCREATEAVVHVHSRNIIHCDIQPTNLLLDDDLHIKLSNFQGKLLSLDKKVLLDGGSSEPTRFSRPRDDIDNADIHIDLFALGCTIYFIIMGNAVYPDIKDGEEGWHEAVRARFAKQQFPDDMPVCADLAWKCWLGKYDSAKELLSDMMLVEAAHAEP; encoded by the coding sequence ATGCtagaagacgacgaggacgtgaTAATCTGTCGGCATTACTGCCCCTCTGGAGTGAAGAGGGTTCTTGCTTCGGGAGGCAGTGCGTTCATTGGAGAAGTCAACGATTCCACTATCTTGAAGTATCCACTCTCGCCAAACGGCGACATGAGTCGACTTGAGGTGGAGAAACAGctcctcgaagccgtcggGCACCACGATCGAATCATCAAGCTCAAGGGCTCCTCAGCCGTGGGCCTCTACCTAGAGCGCGCCGTGAAGGGAAACATATATCAGTATCTTGTCGAATCGACAAACCCCTCCCCACCTACGATACGCCAACGGCTGTCGTGGTGTCGTGAGGCTACCGAGGCGGTTGTTCACGTTCACTCGAGAAACATTATCCATTGCGATATTCAGCCCACGAACCTGCTGCTTGACGACGATCTCCATATCAAGCTGTCGAACTTCCAAGGGAAGCTGCTTTCGCTCGACAAGAAGGTCTTGCTTGACGGGGGTAGCAGTGAGCCCACCCGATTCTCACGCCCTCGGGACGACATCGACAATGCAGACATCCACATAGATCTCTTTGCACTCGGGTGTACAATCTACTTCATCATCATGGGCAACGCTGTGTACCCCGACATCAAAGACGGAGAGGAAGGATGGCACGAGGCGGTCCGGGCCCGGTTTGCAAAGCAGCAATTTCCCGACGACATGCCTGTATGCGCAGACCTGGCCTGGAAGTGCTGGCTAGGCAAATACGACTCGGCGAAGGAGCTGTTATCAGATATGATGCTGGTGGAAGCTGCTCATGCTGAGCCGTAG
- a CDS encoding Putative oxoglutarate/iron-dependent dioxygenase, alpha-ketoglutarate-dependent dioxygenase AlkB — protein MMEELPIQPSGLFWQDDFITAEHEARLVHIFRHELAWPDRSGRLSLHYGYTFDYKTFGVDPDIPFAPFPDWLQPLIPTTEGRPPDQVCLQHYPPGAGIPPHVDTHSAYDQLYALSLGSPVMMQFARPASGDGDGRAGEMVEVDLAPRSMMQMSGDSRLHWKHGIRKRKTDTLADGTVRKRGDRWSITYRWIREPAICECGDAQLCDTAQTRLGIEKEYRWKKGDEDGAADGANPAAEETKP, from the coding sequence atgatggaggagctCCCCATCCAGCCCTCCGGTCTCTTCTGGCAAGACGACTTCATCACCGCCGAGCACGAGGCGAGGCTGGTCCACATCTTCCGGCACGAGCTCGCGTGGCCGGACCGCTCCGGCCGGCTGTCCCTGCACTACGGATACACGTTCGACTACAAGACCTTCGGGGTGGACCCGGACATCCCGTTCGCCCCGTTCCCGGACTGGCTGCAGCCTCTCATCCCCACGACCGAGGGCAGGCCGCCCGACCAGGTCTGCTTGCAGCACTAcccgcccggcgccggtATACCGCCGCACGTCGACACGCACTCGGCGTACGACCAGCTGTACGCGCTGTCCCTGGGGTCGCCCGTCATGATGCAGTTCGCGCGGCCGGCgtccggcgacggcgacggccgcgCCGGGGAAATGGTTGAAGTCGACCTCGCGCCGAGGAGCATGATGCAGATGTCGGGCGACTCGAGGCTGCACTGGAAGCACGGCATCAGGAAGCGCAAGACGGATACCCTGGCCGACGGCACGGTGCGGAAGAGGGGCGACCGATGGAGCATCACGTATCGATGGATCAGGGAGCCGGCCATCTGCGAGTGTGGAGACGCCCAGTTGTGCGATACGGCGCAGACGAGGTTGGGCATCGAGAAGGAGTACCGGTGGAAGAAgggtgacgaggacggcgctGCTGATGGAGCGAACCCGGCAGCCGAGGAGACAAAGCCATGA